The DNA segment TATTTATATGACTCTAAAAAGCTATTGCTGATCGTACAACCATATTATCAATATAATCCTTAGGCAAGTTCCCTATTATGTACACGGCATCTCCAGAAAAAGCAGCATCACAAGTTATTGAAACATTATATTCAGAACTACACCAATTCCAAGAAATAGAGTAAACAGTTTCAGATGTGTTATTATATGTCTTTGCTATATTTATGTATGTATTTATTGAGTTCTCAATAGTGCTTGATGCTTGAACAGATACTCCGCTAGTCCCATTATCTGTGAAAACGGCTTTACCTAAATTCAGCATAAAATAGTACCATTGACCTATGCTAGGCAGGAACCATCCACTATTATTCGTTTTAGGTGCTGCATTTATAGTACTTCCATAAGTTCCATTCCCAAAATTAAGTGCGGAATAATAAGCTGGATAGTTTGAACTACTTAGAATTTTAGAATTACTACCACCATAATTTTTAATTGAGAGACAATGAGTATAACCATCTATATCCAATTTCATTTTATCGAAAGTGTTTGGGAAATTAGTACTAACATCCTTGTTATCAACAACCCCATCATTAGCACTTTCCCAAGGAATTAGCTTTGATGCTGTTTGTAATGCCATTGCATAACCATGGACCCACGTATGCCCTCTATCGTTAGAGCTAGTCGTATTACTAAATATTATTCCGATAGGCCAAACTGTTTTTGTTGCATGATCTGCAAGAGTACCCCACGTCCCGTCACTAAAATAGTATTCTCCAATATTAACAGGACCATCAAAATTACTTGCGACCGTACTATTTCCTCCACTATTCCATTGACCATTATTTGTACTTGTCATTAGTCCAGCAGTAAAAGAAACTCTAGCATCGTTATATCCACTACCAGTTATGCTTATTGTATAGCTGAAATTATAGTCTCTCGGAATATTAAAATCAGAAATATCAGTTTCTTTTATGCCTCCAAGATATACGTAATAGGTAGAGTTCCAAGGATTATTGTTTGATGTACTTTTCGCAGTTATTTTCAGATAGCTTGCATTCGAAGGAGCGTTCAAACTGTTCCTGTCTTTTGCATTTCCAATATTATTTTTGTTTGCCCCCGGATAATTCTCATATATATAGTATTGACCTGTAGTAAAAGATGAAGTTGATGAAGATATTACACTTCCAAAATCCAGATATGCAGAAGAGGGATTGCTCATTGTTCCATCTTCTACAAGATAGCTAATATTAGAAACATGACACAACTGATATCCTGTTATTGTTACACCACTAGACGGGTTAATTGTAAAAGTATATTTACTATAAAGGTGCTCAAGTATTATGGATATAGTACTTGTGGTATTTGATATTGAAGCACTTTGTTCTCCATACATTATTTCGGTAGTCTTATTTGAAATATCAGTAGCAGAACCTATTTCTGGTGTTATCATTTTTTTTAGTCCATTATATGTAGATATATTATTGATATCACTACCATAATTGGCTATTACACATACTTTACAGCTGTTGGCTATTCTTGTATCAACATAAGTAGAAGTCCCAGATGAATATTTATGTCCGATGAGAAAACCGTCATTGTCAAAGATAAAAACATTTATGTCGTTTATAGATTCATCGCTAACAGTTCTTGTAATATCATTCGGCACTTTATTTTTGACACAAACATTTATTTTTGTAGTCTCTTGTGTTTTATCTGTAGTCTCCTGACTTGTAGCGCATGATGTAAATAATGCAAAACATAGCATTAAATCTAATTGCAGTATTAAAAAAGATAGTAAATAGCCCTTATATCTATTTACATTATTTTTCTTAGACATATCCGATTCCTTTTCCTATGTCTCTTCTCTCCGCGAGAGAGGGACATTTTTATTAATAATGCTGCAAAAGTAAACTTAATTTGGAAACTAAACAAATTTTCTGAAACTTTTAACATTTTGTATCGATTAAACAGTATTAATTCTTTAAAACATAGCCTTTTTTATAAAAATATCGTGCTAAATTGAAAATAGTACCTGTTCTTGAATATAACGAAATGTGCTTTGCTATTTTAAAAATGGCTTTTTCGTTAGTGTCATCTAAACAATTGATATATCTTAGTGATTTAATTTTAACAAATGGTAAATATAATAGAACTCGTTGCTAAATTAACTTAAGTATGAGCCTTTAAATATCTGCTTCGCTTTTTGCTACATTTCAATAAGGTTTTCGTTATACTAATAAAAAACGTTTTTAAACCTCAATCTCACTAATATTATGTAATTATCTAAAATGTAGTAAGTTATACGAGTGAGGTTTGATTTTATAACCTCACTAAACCTCACTTTTAATAATATTACTTATATATAATAAATCTTTTAAAATTGCGTGGACACATTATATTAACAAAATCTGATACTGGTAGATTATCTTTATTTACATAGTATCAATATTTTAGCTATATTAATCCCTTTGAAAACAACTTGTTTTGATAAACAAAATAAGTTGTTTCTTTACACAAAACAAGTTGATTTGTCTATCAAAACAAGTTGTTTTGCTATTTAATATTCATACTTTTCAAAACCCAAAGATTATTTCTAATAAAATCATTAAAATGTCTGTATATATTAGTGCAATCAACTATAAAAGATAAAGCGTATATCTGAATTATTATATATAGAAGAATAAACTTCTTATAGTTATCAACGCAATATTAAACTATTTACTAATAAAAGAAAATATTATTTTGCGTTCAAAATATTCCAGATTCTTGATTAATGTTTCGTCTAGAAACAAGTTACGAAGTCAACCTGGAGTGATAATTTTTAAAAAGTAATTATTTAAGACAACTTATATTGTCAATTAACAATTAAACAGTCAACCACCTTTGGAAAAAGACAATAGTGAGGTTTAGTGAGGTTATAAAATCAAACCTCACTCGTATAACTTACTACATTTTAGATAATTACACAATATTAGTGAGATTGAGGTTTGAAAATGTTTTTTTATTGAAACAAATATTTTAAAGAGTATTTATTTCTAATACAATTTTAAGCTTAAACTATAAGTGTGAGAAATTAAGAGTTACTCTATAATTTGATTTATAAATACAATTTGATTTTGCTTTAGGTGTTAATTAAGTTATATCTCTTCTCTCGCGGAGAGAATAGAAAAAGGAATCGAAATGTTTAGAATGAATGTGGTAAATAGAGAGAATTACTCATCATATTTATTGTTAATAGCTATCTTTATAATATGTTCTTGTACTAATGAAAATAATATTTTTGATAGTAGTAAAATATTTAACTTTTCAGTGTCTGTACCTGAATGGAAAAATAATGACAGCTCTTCGGCCTCTAAAACGAGGGCAATACCTATATCTGCAAAATCCTTTAATACATCAAGTAGTTTCAATATGATTGCTGATGTTTATGATGGGAATAGTAGCTACAGCACTATCATAAAAGACGAGACTGTATCTTATACTAATAATATGTGGCAGACAACTTCAACTTACTATTGGTCTGGAACTTCAACTAATACTGTGAGTTTCTACGCATACTATCCGACTAACATTTCTGGCAATATTTCTCATACTGCAGGATCTGCTCCTAATTTATCATATACAGTACCTAGTGATGCTGCAAGCCAATTTGATATAATAACTACTACTGGAGTTAATGTTAGTGGTAATACCAATTCATCTATACCTTTGGTCTTTAATCATATATTTGCAGCCATAAACTTTTCAGTTGGCAGTAGTGGAATGCCTAATGGTACCATAAAACAAGTTACGCTTAACAATATACAGTATTTCGGAAATTATATTTTTGGTGGAGCATGGAATCCGAACACATCATTACTTACTTCATTTTCTCAAGCAGTATCAGCATCAAGTAATGCAGGTACTTCTATAACATCTGGTGTAACAACTTTTATGATGATGCCGCAGACATTAAGCAACAATGCCAGCATTACTGTTACGTATAGCAACAATGGAACACTTACTAAATCGATATCCGGGACTTGGGAAGCGGGGAAAATTTATACGTATAATATTTCGAAAATAATACAAACTGCTAATTTTACTTATACAGGCGATGTTCAGACATATACTATACCATTGGATGGAATATATAAAATAGAATGTTGGGGGGCTCAAGGGGCATGCTGTGATAATGGAGATGGAGGTAAGGGAGGATACACTGAAGGTGAAATTTCAATGAAAGCAGGAACAATCGTATATTTATATGTTGGACAAAATCCGACCAAAAATAGTCTGGTAGGTGGATGGAACGGTGGAGGTAATGGAAGCAGCCATGCTGATGCAAATGGTTTACAGACAGGCTGTGCAGGTGGAGGTGCTACAGATGTTAGACTTGTTTACTCAAAAAATTGTTTGGATTTTAATAGTTTAAAGTCTAGAATAATGGTGGCAGGAGGAGGAAGTGGTACCGGTTTTTGTGAATTAGGCTCAAAATATTCTGGAATTGCAGGTGGAGGTGGTGGTCTTAATGGTATAGACGGTAATGATTATACCCAAAATGGTAGTCTTTCTTATACGGCATCAGGAGGAACACAAACATCGGGAGGAAATACTAAAAATAATTTTGAATATGTTGATGGTGATCCTACTAAAGGCTTAATAATAGATTCAGGATTAAATAAGGGTGGATTCGGATATGGAGGAACAAACGATGGATTCAAATCTGTATTAGGAGGATGCGCAGGAGGTTCAGGATATTATGGAGGTGGGGCATCAAATAGAGGACATGGCGGAGGAGGCGGTGGTTCTTCGTTTATATCAGGTTACACAGGCTGTAATGCAATATTAGAATCATCAACATCTGATAAAATTCAATCTGCAAATTCTCCAAATCATTACTCGAAATATATTTTTACAAATTCTCAAATGACAGCCGGTAATACTTCAATGCCTACACCTTCAGGTGGAACAGAAACAGGACACACTGGTAATGGTTATGCAAGAATAACATTTGTTTCTGCTAATTAAAGCCTGATTTCTTTACGTTTCTCTTCTCTCGCGGAGAGAAGAGACATAGGAAAAGGAATCGGATATGTCTAGGAAATTTGAAAGGAATAAGTATATAGACTTATTATGCTCTTTATATTTATTACTAATAATCAGTTTGTGCATCTGTTCTTGCACTAGTGAAAATAGTATTTTTGATAATGACAATACTAAATTATTAAACTTTTCTGTATCGATACCTGAATGGAAAAATAATGACAGTACTTCAAATCTGAATACAAGGGCTACACCTATATCAGGTTCATCATTTGATAAAGCAAGTAGTTTTAATATTATTGCTGATGCTTATGACGGAACAAAGAGCTACAGCACTATCATAAATAATGAGGTTGTATCTTTCACTAATAACATATGGCAGACAGCTACTTCTCATTATTGGCCTGGAACTGCAAATAAAACAGTGAGCTTCTATGCATACTACCCTGCTAGTATTTATAGTAGCATTTCTCATACTGCAGGATCTGCACCTACTTTATCATACACAGTTTCAAATGATGTAGCTAACCAAATTGATATAATGACTGCTACCAGAAATAATGTTAGTGGAAACACTAATTCATCTACTCCTTTAGCATTTAATCATATATTTGCAGCTGTAAAGTTTGCAGTAGGAACTAATGGACTACCTAGCGGAACTATAAAATCAATAACGATAAGTGGCATAAACAATTCAGGAACATACTCCTTTAACAGTGGATGGACTTTAGGTTCAACAACATCATCATTTACAGTATCGCCATCTACCACAATAACTGGAACAGCGGGAGCAAATATTACATCTGACGCTTTTACAATGATGATGATTCCACAAGCTTTTAGTAGTGCTACAATTATCTTAACTTATAGCACAGGAACAACATATACAAAAACTATATCAGGTAATTGGACTGCAGGGAAAACATATATATATAATTTATCAAAACCAGTAAATATTGGCGATTATTATTATAGTGATGGAACTTGGGGGACTATAGCTGAGAATCCTCAAAAGACACCCATCGCAATTATATTTAGTAATAGAACAAGTACAAAGGATAATATTTATGGTTTCACACATGGTTATGCAATGGCATTAAGTAATGCTGATGCACCAACTTGCTGGTCATTATCAGAAGGTTCTTCTGATAATATGACAATAGAATCATCTAGTCTTCAAACAGACTACGATGGATATGACCACTTCTTGCATATATTAAAAAACAAAGGAGCTTTAACATATTCTGCAACAAATTATCCAGCATTTTATAATGCAAGAAATTATAATGTTATAACACCAAGTAACTCGAGTGGGTGGTATCTGCCTAGTGTAGGGCAATGGTTTTTATTTATATCTAATATAGGAAAAAGTTCTGATGTAACATATAGTTTAGATAACCAGACAGGATCTTATAATATATATTGGACTAATTCAACTTCTATCAGTTCAATGATAGAATCAGTTGTTAAAAACACAAACTCAGATACTCTTGTTGGTTATTGGTATTGGTGTAGTTCTGAACAAAATTCTAGTTATGGGTCACTTACAAATATTTTATCAAATAGTGTTTATACAGGAGGTGCAGATCCACATAAAGGAAGGAATCCTGATGATTCAGAGAAGCTACGTTCTGTTATCGCATTTTAATATGAAATAGATTTATTGCTATTTTATAAATATTTCAACAACAAATAATATGATATTTTATTTATACAAAATTGCATCTAACTAACATTAGATAAGTATCGATTCTCTTTACGTTTCTCTTCTCTCGCGGAGAGAAGAGACATAGGAAAAGGAATCGGATATGTTTAGGAAATTTGAAAGGAATAAGTATATAGACTTATTATGCTCTTTGTATTTATTACTAGTAGTTGTTTTATGCATTTCTTCTTGCACAAGTGAATATAATATTTTTGATAATAATAGTAAATTATTGAACTTTTCTGTTTCAGTACCTTCGTGGAAAAATAATGACAGCACTCCAAATAGTAGAACGAGGGCTACTCCTATCTCGGGAACATCATTAGGAACGTCAAGTAGTTTTAATATTATTGCAGATGCTTATGATGGAACAAAGAACTACAGCACTATCATAAAAGACGAGGCTGTATCTTATACTAATAATATGTGGCAAACGACTTCAACTCACTATTGGCCGGGAGCTGCTAATAAAACAGTTAGCTTCTATGCATACTACCCTACTAGCATTTATAGCAGTATTACTCATACTGCTGGATCTGCACCAACTTTATCATACACTGTTCCAAATGATGCTGCAAGCCAAATCGATATAATAACCGCTACAGGGAATAATGTTAGTGGAAATACTAATGCATCTACACCTTTAGCATTTAATCATATCTTTGCGGCTGTAAAGTTTGCAGTAGGAACCAATGGGCTACCTAGTGGAATTGTAAAATTAATAACGATAAGTGGAATAAACAATTCAGGCACATATACTTTTGGCAGTGGATGGACTCTAGGTTCAACAACATCTTCATTTACAGTCTCACCATCTACTGTAATAACAGGTTCGGCTGGAGCAAATATTACATCTGATGCTTTTACTATGATGATGATTCCTCAAACGTTCAGCAATGCAAGTGTTACATTGCTATATAGTAATGGAACTACATTCTCTACTACAATATCAGGTACATGGAATGCTGGCAGTTTTTATACTTATCATCTGTCTAAAACTATAATTTATAATTATGATTATACAGGTGCATCACAGACTTTTAAAGCACCTTATACAGGTACTTATAAACTTGAAGTATGGGGAGCGCAAGGTGGATGCGCAACGAATAGTCCTGTAAGTGACTCAGACATAGGCAAAGGAGGTTATTCTTATGGTACAATACATCTTTTAGAAAATGAAACTTTATATATTTGCGTAGGAGGAACCGGCAATTCTGCTACAGGCGGATATAATGGAGGATATCGAATTTTTGGATATGGAGGAGGTGGTGGAGGCGCTTCACATATTACAAAAACAAATAATAGAGGCACTCTATCAAATTATGTGAATAATCAAGATGAAGTCCTCATAGTTGCAGGGGGAGCAGGTGGTGTCGACTTTTATGGATATAGCGGATACGGAGGAGGTATAACTGGAGGAAGTGGATATTATAATGGCATAACCACAACAGGAGGTTCACAGACAAGTACAGGTTCAGGAGCTTATGTTGGTTCATTTGGAACAGGTGGTTTTGGATATACCAATAGCACACCAGAAACATCTAGTGACTGGGGCGCATGTGGTGGCGGTGGCTGGTATGGTGGGGCTGGAACTAACATCGTAAGTGGTGGTGGTGGCGGTGGTGGATCTGGTCATATAGGAACAGGAGTAACAGGAACGACTGTCGCAGGAAATCAGACTTTCATTTCTCCATTTGGTGGTACTGAAACAGGACATTCAGGAAATGGCTATGCAAGAATAACATTTGTTTCTGCTAATTAGAAACTGATACCTTTACGTTTCTCTTCTCTCGCGGAGAGAAGAGACATAGGAAAAGGAATCGGATATGTCTAGGAAAATTGAAAGGAATAAGTATGCAGACTTATTATACTCTTTATATTTATTACTAATAGTCTGTTTGTGCATTTGTTCTTGCACAAGTGAAAATAATATATTTGATAATAACGACAGTAAATTATTGAACTTTTCAGTTTCCGTACCTGAATGGAAAAATAATGACAACTCTTCAGATTTGAATACTAGAGCTATGCCTGTCTCTGGTGCATCATTTGATAAAGCAAGTAGCTTTAATATCATTGCGGAGACTTATGATGGAACAAAAAACCACAGCACTATCATAGAAAACGAAGCTGTATCTTATACTAATAATATGTGGCAGACAACTTCAACTCACTATTGGCCTGGAAATGCAAATAAAACTGTTAACTTCTATGCTTACTACCCTACTGGTATTTCCAGCAGTATTACGCATACAGCCGGATCTGCTCCTACTTTATCATACACAGTTCCAGATGATGTAGCCAGCCAAATTGATATAATGACTGCTACAGGAATTAATGTTAGTGGTAGCACTAATTCATCTACTCCTTTAGCATTCAATCATATTTTTGCAGCTGTAAAGTTTGCAGTTGGAACCAATGGACTACCTAGCGGAACTATAAAATCAATAACGATAAGCGGCATAAACAATTCAGGTACATACACTTTTGGTAGAGGGTGGACTCTTGGTTCATCAACATCTGCTTTTACTATTTCACCATCTACTGCTATTACAGGAGCAGCGGGAACAAATATTGCATCTGACACTTTTACTATGATGATGATTCCTCAAAATTTCAGCAATGCCTCTCTTACATTGGCTTACAGTAATGGTACTACATTTTCTACTACAATATCAAGTACATGGAATGCAGGTGGTCTTTACACTTATAATTTGTCTAAAACTATAATCTATAATTATGATTATACTGGTGTCTCGCAGACATTTACAGCTCCTTACACAGGAACCTATAGGATTCAATGCTGGGGAGCCCAGGGTGGGACACTCGGCACATTAGATACTGGGATAGGTGGAACTGGCGGTTATACTAATGGTGAAATTAAATTATCAAAAGGAACTGTCTTATATGTATATGTTGGACAACAAGGACAAACAACTTCAGGTGGAACTATTAGCGGAGGCGGATGGAATGGTGGTGGAAACGGTGACACTACAGGATATGTTGAGAATGGAAGAACTGGAGGAGGTGGATCTACCGATATAAGAGTAATAACAGGAGCTTGGAATGATACAAAATCGCTTAATTCTCGTATTATGGTTGCGGGAGCTGGTGGAGGCGGAGGTGGAAATGGACTTGCTGGTGGAGCAGGAGGTTTATCTGGTTACAATGGTTCAATATCTACTGCGGGAAAAGGAGGAACTCAAAGTGCAGGTGGTTCTGGCGGCTCTGGTTCTTGGGGAAATGCGACAGCTGGTGGACTTGGATATGGAGGGACTGGCTGCAGCTATGCGAGTGGTGGTGGAAGTGGATATTATGGCGGTGGCGGTGGAGCAAGGGATCTATATGACGGAAATGGCGGTGGTGGTTCTTCATACATATCAGGACAATCAGGTTGTAACACTTATTCTCCTACATATATATTTTCTAAGACTTCAATATCAGACAGCAAAACTGCAATAATATCCCCAACAGGATTAACGGAAACAGGACACATCGGTAATGGCTATGCAAGAATAACATTCGTTTCTGCAAATTGAAGCCTGATTTCTTTACGTTTCTCTTCTCTCGCGGAGAGAAGAGACATAGGAAAAGGAATCGGATATGTTTAGGAAATTTGAAAGGAATAAGTATATAGACTTATTATGCTCTTTGTATTTATTACTAGTAGTTGTTTTATGCATTTCTTCTTGCACAAGTGAATATAATATTTTTGATAATAATAGTAAATTATTGAACTTTTCTGTTTCAGTACCTTCGTGGAAAAATAATGACAGCACTCCAAATAGTAGAACGAGGGCTACTCCTATCTCGGGAACATCATTAGGAACGTCAAGTAGTTT comes from the Xylanibacter oryzae DSM 17970 genome and includes:
- a CDS encoding DUF4906 domain-containing protein, with protein sequence MSKKNNVNRYKGYLLSFLILQLDLMLCFALFTSCATSQETTDKTQETTKINVCVKNKVPNDITRTVSDESINDINVFIFDNDGFLIGHKYSSGTSTYVDTRIANSCKVCVIANYGSDINNISTYNGLKKMITPEIGSATDISNKTTEIMYGEQSASISNTTSTISIILEHLYSKYTFTINPSSGVTITGYQLCHVSNISYLVEDGTMSNPSSAYLDFGSVISSSTSSFTTGQYYIYENYPGANKNNIGNAKDRNSLNAPSNASYLKITAKSTSNNNPWNSTYYVYLGGIKETDISDFNIPRDYNFSYTISITGSGYNDARVSFTAGLMTSTNNGQWNSGGNSTVASNFDGPVNIGEYYFSDGTWGTLADHATKTVWPIGIIFSNTTSSNDRGHTWVHGYAMALQTASKLIPWESANDGVVDNKDVSTNFPNTFDKMKLDIDGYTHCLSIKNYGGSNSKILSSSNYPAYYSALNFGNGTYGSTINAAPKTNNSGWFLPSIGQWYYFMLNLGKAVFTDNGTSGVSVQASSTIENSINTYINIAKTYNNTSETVYSISWNWCSSEYNVSITCDAAFSGDAVYIIGNLPKDYIDNMVVRSAIAF
- a CDS encoding fimbrillin family protein, which translates into the protein MNVVNRENYSSYLLLIAIFIICSCTNENNIFDSSKIFNFSVSVPEWKNNDSSSASKTRAIPISAKSFNTSSSFNMIADVYDGNSSYSTIIKDETVSYTNNMWQTTSTYYWSGTSTNTVSFYAYYPTNISGNISHTAGSAPNLSYTVPSDAASQFDIITTTGVNVSGNTNSSIPLVFNHIFAAINFSVGSSGMPNGTIKQVTLNNIQYFGNYIFGGAWNPNTSLLTSFSQAVSASSNAGTSITSGVTTFMMMPQTLSNNASITVTYSNNGTLTKSISGTWEAGKIYTYNISKIIQTANFTYTGDVQTYTIPLDGIYKIECWGAQGACCDNGDGGKGGYTEGEISMKAGTIVYLYVGQNPTKNSLVGGWNGGGNGSSHADANGLQTGCAGGGATDVRLVYSKNCLDFNSLKSRIMVAGGGSGTGFCELGSKYSGIAGGGGGLNGIDGNDYTQNGSLSYTASGGTQTSGGNTKNNFEYVDGDPTKGLIIDSGLNKGGFGYGGTNDGFKSVLGGCAGGSGYYGGGASNRGHGGGGGGSSFISGYTGCNAILESSTSDKIQSANSPNHYSKYIFTNSQMTAGNTSMPTPSGGTETGHTGNGYARITFVSAN
- a CDS encoding fimbrillin family protein, with amino-acid sequence MSRKFERNKYIDLLCSLYLLLIISLCICSCTSENSIFDNDNTKLLNFSVSIPEWKNNDSTSNLNTRATPISGSSFDKASSFNIIADAYDGTKSYSTIINNEVVSFTNNIWQTATSHYWPGTANKTVSFYAYYPASIYSSISHTAGSAPTLSYTVSNDVANQIDIMTATRNNVSGNTNSSTPLAFNHIFAAVKFAVGTNGLPSGTIKSITISGINNSGTYSFNSGWTLGSTTSSFTVSPSTTITGTAGANITSDAFTMMMIPQAFSSATIILTYSTGTTYTKTISGNWTAGKTYIYNLSKPVNIGDYYYSDGTWGTIAENPQKTPIAIIFSNRTSTKDNIYGFTHGYAMALSNADAPTCWSLSEGSSDNMTIESSSLQTDYDGYDHFLHILKNKGALTYSATNYPAFYNARNYNVITPSNSSGWYLPSVGQWFLFISNIGKSSDVTYSLDNQTGSYNIYWTNSTSISSMIESVVKNTNSDTLVGYWYWCSSEQNSSYGSLTNILSNSVYTGGADPHKGRNPDDSEKLRSVIAF
- a CDS encoding fimbrillin family protein; the encoded protein is MFRKFERNKYIDLLCSLYLLLVVVLCISSCTSEYNIFDNNSKLLNFSVSVPSWKNNDSTPNSRTRATPISGTSLGTSSSFNIIADAYDGTKNYSTIIKDEAVSYTNNMWQTTSTHYWPGAANKTVSFYAYYPTSIYSSITHTAGSAPTLSYTVPNDAASQIDIITATGNNVSGNTNASTPLAFNHIFAAVKFAVGTNGLPSGIVKLITISGINNSGTYTFGSGWTLGSTTSSFTVSPSTVITGSAGANITSDAFTMMMIPQTFSNASVTLLYSNGTTFSTTISGTWNAGSFYTYHLSKTIIYNYDYTGASQTFKAPYTGTYKLEVWGAQGGCATNSPVSDSDIGKGGYSYGTIHLLENETLYICVGGTGNSATGGYNGGYRIFGYGGGGGGASHITKTNNRGTLSNYVNNQDEVLIVAGGAGGVDFYGYSGYGGGITGGSGYYNGITTTGGSQTSTGSGAYVGSFGTGGFGYTNSTPETSSDWGACGGGGWYGGAGTNIVSGGGGGGGSGHIGTGVTGTTVAGNQTFISPFGGTETGHSGNGYARITFVSAN
- a CDS encoding fimbrillin family protein, which encodes MSRKIERNKYADLLYSLYLLLIVCLCICSCTSENNIFDNNDSKLLNFSVSVPEWKNNDNSSDLNTRAMPVSGASFDKASSFNIIAETYDGTKNHSTIIENEAVSYTNNMWQTTSTHYWPGNANKTVNFYAYYPTGISSSITHTAGSAPTLSYTVPDDVASQIDIMTATGINVSGSTNSSTPLAFNHIFAAVKFAVGTNGLPSGTIKSITISGINNSGTYTFGRGWTLGSSTSAFTISPSTAITGAAGTNIASDTFTMMMIPQNFSNASLTLAYSNGTTFSTTISSTWNAGGLYTYNLSKTIIYNYDYTGVSQTFTAPYTGTYRIQCWGAQGGTLGTLDTGIGGTGGYTNGEIKLSKGTVLYVYVGQQGQTTSGGTISGGGWNGGGNGDTTGYVENGRTGGGGSTDIRVITGAWNDTKSLNSRIMVAGAGGGGGGNGLAGGAGGLSGYNGSISTAGKGGTQSAGGSGGSGSWGNATAGGLGYGGTGCSYASGGGSGYYGGGGGARDLYDGNGGGGSSYISGQSGCNTYSPTYIFSKTSISDSKTAIISPTGLTETGHIGNGYARITFVSAN